One stretch of Psilocybe cubensis strain MGC-MH-2018 chromosome 6, whole genome shotgun sequence DNA includes these proteins:
- a CDS encoding putative glucan 1,3-beta-glucosidase D, producing MSHYKSVSLKEDHELSPSPMINSQADLQSDPWNDELLNMYQDDPPLSDRAALHPAAAASFVARAPSQSQRMASIQKRRKNRLIWLAIIAVILALGVVGAVVGVLVGKKGTSNETKSADNTGGSGGNGSGGTGGTGSGSGTGSSSLLSGTSGSKVTMEDGTTFVYTNDFGGEWAVDPKQPFATGGKAQSWSPRIGTEEWKWGTDYVRVTEPFIVPALYEAYIGKTNINVVDEWTLSQAMGSDIATKMEEHYKTFITEQDFAQIAGAGLNWVRIPIGFWAIETINDEPFLTGTSWTYFLKAIQWGRKYGIRIYLDLHALPGSQNGWNHSGKSMPRILHCGSVNFMNGVMGIANAERTLNYLRIITEFVSQPQYRDVVGIVGIVNEILWDTIGKDAVQSFYLKAYDTIRKSTGTGTGNGPYIAIHEGFQGVRFLTGADRLALDQHPVSDGCVWGHQVCEELIAFFRPNVVPGLYGDWAIATNQSQKVFGVTLGGEFSAAINNCGLWYAYTPDTIAALKNVALASMDALQNFFYWTWKIGNSTALGTSSSPMWHYQLGLQQGWIPKDPREAIGHCASVLGSSQLFDGNYPATATGGAGAGTVDPAQSTSHPFPPATISPSFSGTQVALLPTYTPTGTLKTLFAPTFTAAPSAVVGSGWNNPADNAPAFVPIAGCSYPNPWDAVSAALPTTTCTGP from the exons ATGTCGCACTACAAGTCGGTGTCGCTGAAAGAAGACCATGAACTTTCCCCGTCACCTATGATCAACTCTCAGGCTGATCTTCAGTCGGACCCGTGGAATGATGAACTGTTAAATATG TACCAGGATGATCCACCCTTGTCTGATAGAGCGGCGCTACATcctgcagcagcagcaagttTCGTAGCACGGGCCCCTTCTCAATCCCAAAGAATGGCTAGCATTCAAAAACGGAGGAAAAATAGGCTGATATGGCTTGCCATTATAGCCGTAATTCTGGCGCTTGGAGTGGTGGGTGCCGTCGTTGGTGTGCTTGTGGGGAAAAAAGGCACTTCGAACGAGACGAAGTCAGCCGACAACACCGGTGGAAGTGGTGGAAATGGAAGTGGTGGAACGGGTGGCACTGGTTCAGGCAGTGGCACAGGATCGTCTTCTCTCCTTTCGGGAACCAGTGGTAGTAAAGTCACTATGGAAGATGGAACGACTTTTGTATACACAAATGACTTCGGTGGAGAGTGGGCAGTCGACCCCAAACAACCCTTTGCAACTGGCGGTAAAGCACAGAGTTGGAGTCCTCGAATCGGTACAGAGGAATGGAAATGGGGCACCGATTATGTTAGAG TGACCGAGCCTTTTATCGTACCAGCGCTCTACGAGGCTTATATCGGCAAAACAAACATTAATGTCGTTGATGAATGGACACTCTCGCAGGCGATGGGGTCAGATATCGCCACCAAGATGGAGGAACATTATAAAACATTCATC ACAGAACAAGACTTCGCTCAGATAGCAG GTGCTGGATTAAATTGGGTTCGGATTCCTATTGGTTTCTGGGCTATTGAGACTATAAACGATGAACCATTTTTGACTGGTACTTCTTGGACTTACTTCCTTAAAGC TATTCAATGGGGAAGAAAGTATGGCATCCGAATTTATCTCGACCTTCATGCGCTCCCGGGAAGTCAGAATGGCTGG AATCATTCGGGAAAAAGTATGCCCCGTATCCTTCATT GTGGATCAGTCAACTT CATGAACGGGGTTATGGGTATTGCCAACGCTGAGCGTACGCTCAACTATCTTCGGATTATCACAGAATTTGTCAGTCAACCTCAGTATCGGGATGTTGTCGGGAT AGTCGGCATTGTCAACGAAATCCTTTGGGACACAATCGGAAAAGACGCAGTCCAGAGCTTCTACCTCAAAGCTTATGATACCATCAGAAAATCCAC ggggacagggacaggaaATGGACCGTACATCGCCATTCATGAGGGCTTCCAAGGGGTACG ATTTTTGACTGGCGCAGATCGGTTAGCCCTCGACCAACATCCGGTGAGTGATGGTTGTGTTTGGGGCCATCAAGTATGCGAAGAGCTGATTGCTTTTTTCCGACCAAATGTAGTACCTGGCCTTTATGG CGATTGGGCGATCGCAACAAATCAATCACAAAAAGTGTTTGGAGTGACACTTGGTGGAGAATTCTCAGCTGCAATCAATAACTGTGGTCTTTGGTAT GCATACACTCCTGATACCATTGCTGCCCTAAAAAATGTCGCACTGGCTAGTATGGATGCCCTTCAAAACTTTTTCTATTGGACGTGGAAAATTGGTAACTCAACAGCACTCGGCACGTCGTCGAGTCCCATGTGGCACTACCAATTGGGACTCCAACAAGGATGGATTCCAAAAG ACCCACGCGAGGCCATTGGGCATTGTGCTTCAGTCCTTGGTTCAAGCCAGCTGTTCGATGGCAATTACCCTGCGACTGCTACCGGAGGA GCGGGCGCAGGTACCGTCGACCCCGCTCAAAGCACGtcccatcctttccctccggCCACTATCTCGCCTTCTTTTTCAGGAACTCAAGTCGCTTTGTTGCCGACATACACGCCAACAGGCACTTTGAAAACACTTTTTGCACCCACGTTCACAGCCGCACCTTCTGCTGTTGTCGGCTCAGGCTGGAATAATCCTGCAGATAATGCCCCTGCATTCGT ACCCATTGCCGGCTGCTCGTACCCTAA CCCTTGGGATGCCGTCAGCGCAGCTTTGCCAACTACTACCTGCACTGGACCCTGA
- a CDS encoding ATP-binding cassette transporter abc4 produces the protein MPIPNDEQTCSIFSRAVYTYLDPVIALGYRVSHLEFDQLPPLPDTEEAKNIVKYAFPHLDLFHGAQKRHIFFGLMRVLRLEYTIISVCIILMGVCEFILPLAINRLLKYLETGGENARIKPWFWILCIFCGPFFRTLLFQNYIFVATTTFVRVEGLLTQLVFEHSLRIRVKNDPSTSTEEPQASEDLAVEEASSEDEPTTTAPSLQDKKIEKSGANVLGKINNLVTTDLANIVEAREFIVLLVYVPLQIILSVVFLYQLLGWSAFAGIAVTIVLFPVPGYIAKLIQDTQKVLMEKTDARVQDVAEAINVIRMIKVFGWEEKMSKRIKQSRDNELTSLWRLKLLDAANSVITYVIPIITMLVTFGVYAIIMKGELNASKIFSSITVFNILRTQLRKISFEITAAAQGKVSLDRINDFLKNTELLDAFSSQAPSMILKHHLKDEIGFNDVTFTWSLLSNEGSLTPTTRSFKLRIPYKLLFQKNSINLIVVPTGSGKTSMLMALLGEMYFLPSSPDSCFNLPRGGGIAFAAQDSWVQNATIRENILFGSAYDEVRYKKVIQQCALDKDLQMFEAGDATEVGEKGLTLSGGQKARVTLARAIYSPAKILLLDDVLAALDVHTSSWIVNQCLQGDLVKDRTILLLTHNIALTAPIAHFIVSLNSDGTLHTQSKDIKKIVTNDSFISREAEIDNESIAISHQEVHSLSHKNNFVVDGKLIMKEEIIEGHVTWKSIKVFLKGLGGNHPVWFYVLWISGIALTDWLSTFQVWFLGYWGSQYEFHTPSEVPASLQLAATTIYNSAYIHFVYGTMRASRFINGTLVDSFLSSTLRWLDETPTGRIIARCTQDISAVDGIIPFTFRDVNEVAISMTTKIVVIVLFAPFFLFPGFGVAILGFYLGNMYLKAQMSVKREKSNARSPLLAHFNAAISGLVSIRAYGAEGLFKDESINRINHYVRVGRASVSLNKWIGVRIDLLGELFTASLAAYLLYGHSIGAANTGVALSLAAELCALILIFVRAFNEFEVQANSLERIQGFLDIEHEPQQTEDGKPPASWPTSGDLRVECLSARYSQVGPKVLHDLSFHIESGQRIGIGEQQIALSSSLTLALLRCIFTEGTVYYDGVPTNQINLDVLRSNITIIPQSPELLSGTLRRNLDPFEQHGDATLNDALRAAGLFSFEELGEACLTLDSNIASAGCNLSVGQKQILALARAMVRGSKLLVLDEGRLQTIMDADKMVEFDSPLSLLGKESGMFRALVDGSGDRATLYAMAKRKTLNSSHRH, from the exons ATGCCAATTCCGAACGATGAACAAACATGTTCCATCTTTTCTCGTGCTGTGTATACTTATTTGGACCCTGTTATCGCTCTCGGATACCGCGTATCCCACTTGGAGTTTGACCAActgcctcctcttccagaCACCGAAGAAGCCAAAAATATTGTCAAATACGCCTTTCCG CATTTGGATTTGTTTCATGGCGCTCAAAAACGGCACATTTTTTTCGGGCTTATGCGCGTCCTTC GCCTCGAGTATACGATCATAAGTGTGTGCATCATCCTAATGGGTGTTTGCGAATTCATTTTACCTTTGGCTATAAATCGACTATTGAA ATATCTCGAGACAGGAGGTGAAAATGCCCGCATCAAGCCTTGGTTTTGGATTTTGTGTATCTTCTGTGGGCCATTCTTCCGGACACTATTGTTCCAGAATTACATTTTCGTTGCCACCACTACCTTCGTTCGCGTCGAAGGTCTCCTGACGCAACTGGTCTTCGAACATAGCCTTCGCATACGAGTTAAAAACGATCCCTCGACCTCTACGGAAGAACCTCAGGCCTCGGAAGATCTTGCCGTCGAAGAAGCTAGTAGCGAGGATGAACCCACTACCACG GCACCGTCCCTCCAGGATAAAAAGATTGAAAAAAGTGGCGCAAATGTCCTCGGAAAGATCAATAACTTGGTTACAACAGATTTGGCCAATATTGTGGAGGCACGAGAATTCATCGTCCTTC TTGTCTATGTGCCTCTCCAAATCATCCTCAGTGTTGTATTTCTCTATCAACTTCTTGGATGGAG TGCATTTGCAGGCATTGCAGTTACAATCGTACTCTTTCCCGTCCCAGGTTATATTGCCAAGTTAATACAAGACACTCAAAAAGttttgatggaaaag ACAGACGCTAGGGTTCAGGATGTGGCTGAAG CTATAAACGTCATCCGAATGATTAAAGTATTTGGATGGGAAGAGAAAATGTCTAAACGTATCAAGCAAAGCAGAGACAATGAACTTACTTCTCTTTGGAGACTGAAA CTATTAGACGCAGCTAACTCGGTCATAAC CTACGTTATCCCCATCATAACCATGTTGGTGACATTTGGAGTATATGCCATCATTATGAAAGGGGAGCTTAATG CATCCAAAATATTCTCCAGCATCACAGTTTTTAATATCCTTAGAACGCAACTCAGAAAAATATCTTTTGAAATCACAGCTGCTGCCCAAG GCAAGGTGTCATTGGATCGCATAAATGACTTCTTGAAGAATACCGAACTTTTGGACGCATTTTCTTCGCAAGCGCCATCAATGATACTGAAACATCATTTGAAGGACGAAATCGGATTCAACGATGTGACCTTTACATGGTCTCTCTTATCCAATGAAGGTTCCTTAACACCGACAACTCGTTCCTTCAAGCTTCGAATTCCCTACAAGCTATTGTTCCAGAAAAACTCCATTAACCTCATAGTCGTCCCAAC TGGTTCAGGAAAGACATCCATGTTGATGGCCCTGTTAG GGGAAATGTATTTTTTGCCATCTAGCCCTGATTCTTGTTTCAACCTGCctagaggaggaggaatcGCCTTCGCTGCTCAGGACTCTTGGGTCCAAAATGCAACTATCCGTGAAAATATATTATTCGGATCTGCATATGACGAAGTTCGTTATAAGAAAG TTATCCAGCAGTGCGCATTGGATAAGGATCTACAAATGTTTGAAGCTGGAGACGCCACTGAAGTGGGCGAAAAGGGGTTAACCCTGAG TGGTGGGCAAAAG GCGCGAGTAACATTGGCACGCGCAATCTACTCTCCTGCAAAAATCCTGTTGTTAGATGATGTGTTGGCAGCGTTGGATGTTCATAC TTCTTCTTGGATAGTCAACCAATGTCTTCAAGGAGATTTAGTGAAGGATCGCACCATCTTACTTTTA ACTCACAACATCGCATTGACTGCGCCTATTGCCCATTTTATTGTTTCACTGAACTCAGATGGCACACTGCACACTCAAAGCAAAGATATCAAAAAGATTGTTACTAACGATTCTTTTATATCTAGAGAAGCTGAAATCGACAACGAAAGCATCGCCATCTCCCACCAAGAAGTTCATTCGTTGTCACATAAAAACAATTTTGTGGTAGATGGAAAGCTCATTatgaaagaagaaatcatCGAAGGGCATGTTACATGGAAATCCATCAAAGTGTTCTTAAAAGGCTTAGGAGGAAATCATCCTGTCTGGTTTTACGTTCTTTGGATATCTGGTATCGCACTAACAGATTGGTTATCGACTTTCCAAGTGTGGTTCCTTGGGTATTGGGGTTCTCAGTATGAGTTTCATACGCCATCAGAGGTGCCCGCTTCATTGCAA CTGGCGGCGACTACCATCTATAACTCCGCATATATTCATTTCGTCTATGGAACAATGAGGGCGTCGAGGTTTATAAACGGGACCTTAGTTGATTCATTTCTCTCCAGTACTTTAAG ATGGCTAGATGAGACACCCACAGGAAGAATCATCGCGCGTTGTACACAGGATATCAGTGCAGTAGACGGAATTATTCCGTTCACCTTCCGTGATGTAAATGAAGTTGCCATTTCGATGACTACGAAAATAGTTGTCATCGTTCTTTTCGCACCATTTTTCCTCTTTCCAGGATTTGGGGTTGCAATTTTAGGCTTTTATTTGGGGAACATGTATCTGAAAGCCCAGATGTCAGTTAAACGCGAGAAAAG TAACGCTCGATCGCCACTTCTAGCTCATTTCAACGCAGCCATATCAGGCCTAG TCTCTATTCGTGCATATGGCGCGGAGGGTCTCTTTAAAGATGAATCAATAAATCGAATAAATCACTATGTTCGAGTCGGAAGAGCGTCCGTGAGCCTTAATAAATGGATTGGTGTACGAATAGACCTTCTTGGGGAGCTTTTTACTGCCTCTCTTGCCGCGTATCTGCTATACGGACACTCCATTGGTGCAGCCAATACAGGTGTCGCATTGAGTCTGGCCGCGGAGCTGTGTGCTCTAATTTTAATCTTTGTCAGAGCTttcaatgaatttgaagttcaagCAAACAG TCTTGAACGCATCCAGGGGTTCCTTGACATCGAGCACGAACCTCAGCAAACGGAAGACGGAAAACCACCAGCTTCTTGGCCAACAAGTGGCGATCTCCGAGTAGAATGCCTATCGGCACGGTACTCACAG GTTGGGCCGAAGGTCCTGCATGACCTGTCGTTCCATATTGAATCAGGTCAAAGAATTGGAATTGGTGAGCAACAAATTGCGCTGAGT AGTTCTTTAACGCTGGCGCTCCTACGCTGCATTTTCACAGAAGGAACTGTCTATTACGACGGCGTTCCTACCAACCAAATCAATCTTGATGTTTTAAGATCGAATATTACAATTATTCCTCAGTCG CCTGAGCTTCTGAGCG GGACACTTCGCCGCAATCTGGACCCATTCGAGCAACATGGCGATGCGACGCTGAACGATGCTCTCCGGGCAGCAGGgttattttcttttgaagAACTCGGCGAAGCATGTCTTACACTTGACAGTAATATCGCTAGCGCAGGCTGCAATTTATCAGTGGGCCAAAAACAAATTCTGGCCCTTGCAAGAGCAATGGTCCGAGGCAGCAAACTCCTTGTTTTGGATGAAGGCAG ACTCCAGACGATCATGGATGCTGACAAAATG GTCGAATTCGACAGTCCGTTGTCTCTTCTTGGCAAAGAGAGCGGCATGTTCAGGGCCTTGGTTGACGGAAGCGGCGACAGAGCTACCCTCTATGCCATGGCAAAAAGGAAGACCCTGAATTCTTCTCACCGTCATTAG